In one Lentimicrobiaceae bacterium genomic region, the following are encoded:
- a CDS encoding DNA translocase FtsK, translating into MSTTKNQLPKNVLKNPVVKEADSDEDLKNGKQTKTDGKKTSRKTKKADKSDDKHVKKNELKKFNPTALEKFSQIVGVISIVIAIYLTVICISFLVNWFSNSNDIVGANQSVQSVLTEPIEHTEGAEAEFKANLDTGTKNVGGSLGAYLSNFFIKSGFGIGFFFIILWLYSVGLQFAFKNKLMPFFGGFAVSTLLMAWLSLLMAFVFVNTKYSILGGIVGFEMYQYLYYLTGNIGVVLLLTVVFVLFLIIIYNFSLITFKNKLSKVKDKVVDTTQSIVGSANFKKTQNQETNTEEPDIDDENEEGNNENVFVKNEFISDTAGTAEQPEDEVEDDEVPENTFFKDSDDDDDIAWDVNQKSNQQGVKSSTDVDFIIEDTTGKSASTVQPDEDIDDEFEEENRIGSINTPYDPRLDLSDFKFPTPDLLKDYGSGVVQVSQEELEANKDRIVETLGNYGIGIDKIRATIGPTVTLYEIVPAPGVRISKIKNLEDDIALSLAALGIRIIAPIPGKGTVGIEVPNQKPEIVSLKTVVSSDAFVNSKYQLPIAFGKTIANEDFIVDLAKMPHILMAGATGQGKSVGLNVIIASLLFCKHPAELKFVMVDPKKVELPLFTKIERHYLAKLPDSEEAIITDTTKVVYTLNSLNIEMDSRYDLLSDAMVKDIKQYNAKFISRRLNPNDGHRFLPYIVVVIDEFADLILTAGKEIEKPITRLAQLARAVGIHLVIATQRPSTNIITGIIKANFPARIAFRVISSTDSRIILDSTGADQLIGRGDMLFSQGGAMQRIQCAFIDTPEIEELTEFIGSQRGYPYAMALPEYDGENGDAAKMSSENLDERDELFEDAARIIVSTQQGSASLLQRRLKLGYNRAGRIIDQLEAAGIVGPYESGKTREVKVANEFALEQFLKDLDSK; encoded by the coding sequence ATGTCAACCACAAAAAATCAGTTGCCGAAAAATGTTTTAAAAAATCCTGTTGTCAAGGAAGCGGATTCTGACGAGGACTTGAAAAATGGCAAACAGACCAAAACAGACGGTAAAAAAACTTCGAGGAAAACTAAAAAAGCCGATAAGTCGGATGATAAGCACGTTAAAAAAAACGAACTCAAAAAATTTAATCCTACAGCTTTAGAAAAATTTTCGCAAATTGTAGGAGTAATTTCCATTGTTATAGCAATATATCTTACCGTAATATGTATTTCGTTCTTAGTCAATTGGTTTAGCAACAGCAACGATATTGTCGGTGCAAACCAGTCTGTTCAAAGTGTGTTAACAGAGCCGATAGAACATACCGAAGGCGCTGAGGCAGAGTTTAAAGCCAATTTAGATACAGGCACTAAAAACGTTGGAGGCAGTTTAGGAGCCTATCTTTCCAATTTTTTCATCAAATCAGGTTTCGGAATAGGATTTTTCTTCATAATACTTTGGTTGTACAGCGTTGGCTTGCAGTTTGCTTTTAAAAACAAATTGATGCCGTTTTTCGGAGGATTTGCCGTCAGCACCTTGCTCATGGCTTGGTTGTCGCTACTGATGGCTTTTGTTTTTGTAAATACAAAATACTCAATTTTGGGTGGTATTGTCGGTTTTGAGATGTACCAATATCTATATTATTTGACGGGCAACATTGGCGTTGTATTGCTACTCACTGTGGTTTTTGTACTGTTTTTAATTATTATTTACAATTTTTCACTAATAACATTTAAAAACAAGCTTAGCAAGGTTAAGGATAAGGTTGTGGACACTACCCAATCCATTGTAGGTAGTGCCAACTTCAAGAAAACCCAAAATCAAGAAACTAATACCGAAGAACCCGACATCGATGACGAAAATGAAGAAGGTAATAATGAAAACGTTTTTGTAAAAAATGAATTCATTTCCGATACTGCAGGAACCGCAGAGCAACCGGAAGATGAAGTTGAGGATGACGAAGTCCCCGAAAACACCTTTTTCAAAGATTCCGACGATGATGACGATATAGCTTGGGATGTAAACCAAAAGTCTAATCAACAAGGAGTTAAAAGTTCTACTGATGTTGATTTTATTATCGAAGATACTACAGGGAAATCAGCTAGTACCGTTCAACCCGATGAAGACATAGATGATGAATTTGAAGAAGAAAATCGCATTGGCAGCATCAACACTCCCTACGACCCGCGTTTGGATTTATCTGACTTTAAATTTCCTACACCCGATTTGCTGAAAGACTACGGCAGCGGTGTCGTTCAAGTTAGCCAAGAAGAATTGGAAGCTAATAAGGATAGAATAGTCGAAACCTTAGGCAATTACGGGATAGGAATCGACAAGATTAGAGCAACCATAGGTCCTACCGTTACCTTATACGAAATAGTTCCGGCTCCCGGTGTAAGAATTTCTAAAATCAAAAACTTAGAAGATGATATTGCTTTAAGTTTGGCAGCTTTAGGAATTAGAATTATTGCGCCTATTCCTGGAAAAGGAACGGTTGGTATTGAAGTGCCTAATCAGAAACCTGAAATTGTAAGTTTAAAAACAGTTGTTTCTTCCGATGCGTTTGTCAATTCGAAATACCAATTACCTATTGCCTTCGGCAAAACAATCGCAAACGAAGATTTTATCGTCGATTTAGCCAAAATGCCGCATATATTGATGGCAGGAGCTACAGGACAAGGTAAATCTGTCGGACTTAATGTTATTATTGCTTCGTTGCTGTTTTGCAAACATCCAGCCGAGCTTAAGTTTGTTATGGTTGACCCCAAAAAGGTTGAATTGCCTTTGTTTACAAAAATAGAGCGTCATTATTTAGCCAAACTTCCCGATTCCGAAGAAGCCATTATTACCGATACTACTAAGGTAGTTTATACCCTAAATTCGCTTAATATAGAAATGGATTCTCGATACGATTTGCTTAGCGATGCCATGGTTAAAGACATAAAACAATATAATGCTAAATTTATTTCTCGTAGGCTTAATCCTAATGACGGACATAGATTTTTGCCTTACATAGTAGTTGTTATCGACGAGTTTGCCGATTTAATTCTAACAGCAGGCAAAGAAATTGAGAAACCTATTACAAGATTGGCACAATTGGCTCGTGCTGTGGGTATTCACCTTGTTATAGCTACACAGCGACCGAGTACCAACATTATTACAGGTATTATAAAAGCCAATTTCCCTGCACGTATTGCTTTCAGGGTTATTTCTTCAACCGATTCTCGTATTATTTTAGATAGCACAGGAGCCGACCAACTAATAGGTAGGGGCGATATGCTTTTCTCGCAAGGTGGCGCTATGCAAAGAATTCAATGTGCATTTATCGATACACCCGAAATAGAAGAGCTTACCGAGTTTATTGGCAGTCAGCGTGGCTATCCGTATGCTATGGCACTACCCGAATACGACGGCGAGAACGGCGATGCAGCGAAAATGTCGTCGGAAAACCTTGACGAAAGAGACGAGTTGTTTGAAGACGCTGCCAGAATTATTGTTAGCACACAACAAGGCTCAGCATCTCTACTGCAACGTAGGCTTAAATTAGGATACAACCGAGCCGGCAGAATTATAGATCAATTGGAAGCCGCAGGTATAGTTGGTCCTTACGAAAGCGGAAAAACAAGAGAAGTTAAAGTTGCTAACGAATTTGCTTTGGAACAGTTTTTGAAAGATTTAGATAGTAAATAG
- a CDS encoding outer membrane lipoprotein carrier protein LolA — MKKILLAICLLLTTFAFAQNDKKATNLIDAVSNKLQSMQPIVVDFTYKISGTSSTEDKSYSGTLYSMESMYKLSMSNQIIYCNGGNVWTYFEDVNEVEISEFDDSSQSLMPFDIIKNYKNDYKARFIGEQGNTATVELYPTKKNSFFIKANLVVDVPKKLVKTITLSDRDGNKFVYMVKSIKTDNKLNKKHFTFQSSDYPGVEVIDMR, encoded by the coding sequence ATGAAGAAAATCCTTTTAGCTATTTGTTTGCTACTGACAACTTTTGCGTTTGCTCAAAACGATAAAAAAGCGACTAATCTTATCGACGCTGTGAGCAATAAGTTGCAGAGCATGCAACCTATTGTAGTTGATTTTACTTATAAAATAAGCGGCACTTCATCAACCGAAGATAAAAGCTATTCGGGAACTCTTTACAGCATGGAAAGCATGTACAAACTTTCCATGTCGAACCAAATTATTTATTGCAATGGCGGTAATGTTTGGACGTACTTTGAAGATGTCAACGAAGTTGAAATTTCAGAATTCGACGACAGCTCTCAATCGCTTATGCCATTTGATATAATAAAAAACTACAAAAACGATTACAAAGCACGATTTATAGGTGAGCAAGGAAACACCGCCACCGTTGAATTGTATCCTACCAAAAAGAACAGCTTTTTTATAAAGGCAAATTTAGTTGTTGATGTTCCTAAAAAACTTGTTAAAACTATCACACTCTCCGACCGCGACGGAAACAAATTCGTTTACATGGTAAAAAGCATAAAAACGGATAACAAATTAAACAAAAAACACTTCACCTTCCAATCATCCGATTACCCGGGAGTTGAAGTGATTGATATGAGATAA
- a CDS encoding S41 family peptidase, giving the protein MVHTKIKYFFFLFLFLFLFMCSFTSPVSEGSNDINKISKEQKAYELSVVWKELSYNFGNIDNCPDLNIDSLYREYLPLITETENDFEYYKMMQRFMAHFNNGHTLVYGVPDHLVEHLAYPMLQTSYQDGHIIVENFGSRYKDALSVGDTIVRINGLNAVDYFYQEHVPYVCASNQSYKIHYAMFDFNNTCNLTWRDKEFYLEIKNGEKIKKVTVVSDYYLDKKSANNQDTWFFNDNINLFVNGFEIDTVNSFAYIDLHRCDESFQQDFERHYPQIQKCENLIIDISNNIGGYSNYTDTVSGYLINSDSIKTAEYLYRYNNAWWKSYYVFVPDADKQKEIDISEDVSYYLNHTFQSFNNCFKSKLSQISIGKNPIPKDKRYKGNVFVIIGKNTVSAAETFAIQVSQHKNIVFLGEKTAGANSQPLRFTLPSGLKVMINGGKVYDFDLNDVSSGFTPYYNVNLSSYYKTHSRKILLENLIDVIKELHL; this is encoded by the coding sequence ATGGTACATACTAAGATAAAATACTTTTTCTTTCTCTTTCTGTTTCTGTTTCTGTTTATGTGCAGTTTTACTTCTCCAGTATCGGAAGGTTCAAACGATATAAACAAAATCAGCAAAGAGCAAAAAGCGTATGAATTATCCGTAGTTTGGAAAGAGTTGTCATATAATTTTGGCAATATCGATAATTGTCCCGATTTGAATATTGACAGCTTGTATCGAGAGTATCTGCCTTTGATTACGGAAACCGAAAATGATTTCGAGTATTACAAAATGATGCAAAGGTTTATGGCACATTTCAACAACGGACACACGCTTGTATATGGAGTACCCGACCATTTGGTAGAGCATCTTGCGTATCCAATGTTGCAAACATCTTATCAGGACGGACATATAATTGTTGAAAATTTCGGCTCTCGCTACAAAGATGCACTTTCGGTTGGCGATACTATTGTCAGAATTAACGGCTTAAATGCAGTCGATTACTTTTATCAAGAACATGTTCCGTATGTTTGTGCATCAAATCAATCTTATAAAATTCATTATGCAATGTTCGATTTTAACAATACTTGTAATCTGACATGGCGGGACAAAGAATTTTATTTGGAAATCAAAAACGGAGAAAAGATTAAAAAGGTAACTGTTGTTTCCGATTATTATCTCGATAAAAAGAGTGCTAACAATCAGGATACATGGTTTTTTAACGACAATATTAATTTATTTGTAAACGGATTTGAAATAGATACAGTCAATAGCTTTGCCTATATTGATTTACACCGTTGCGATGAGTCTTTTCAGCAAGATTTTGAGCGACATTATCCACAAATTCAAAAATGTGAAAATTTAATTATCGATATTTCCAATAACATTGGCGGTTACAGCAATTACACCGACACCGTTTCAGGTTACCTTATCAATAGTGATAGTATCAAAACCGCCGAATATTTGTATAGGTACAATAATGCTTGGTGGAAATCGTACTATGTTTTTGTTCCTGATGCTGATAAGCAAAAGGAAATTGATATTAGCGAAGATGTTTCATACTATTTAAATCATACTTTTCAATCTTTTAACAACTGTTTTAAATCCAAACTATCGCAAATTAGCATTGGAAAAAATCCCATACCCAAAGATAAACGCTATAAGGGTAATGTTTTTGTTATTATTGGTAAAAACACTGTTTCGGCTGCAGAAACATTTGCAATTCAAGTCTCGCAGCATAAAAACATAGTCTTTTTAGGCGAGAAAACAGCAGGTGCAAACTCGCAACCTTTAAGGTTTACGTTACCTTCGGGACTGAAAGTTATGATAAACGGCGGAAAAGTTTATGATTTCGACCTTAACGATGTCTCTTCAGGTTTCACTCCCTATTATAACGTCAATCTTTCTTCATATTATAAAACCCATTCAAGAAAAATTTTGTTGGAAAATTTGATAGACGTAATAAAAGAACTACACTTGTAA
- a CDS encoding CPBP family intramembrane metalloprotease yields MKPKRKLVLLRNRIEQITYKKTVLLSVVLAVIISLIFIGFILLVNVFVDIQLENLVKELDFSTKRKILFVLSALVLAPMVETFIFQHLIFHFFKEIRRKGIPIRFIVISSLLFGLAHQVTWTSGVFLGITFFIQKLAVGVILAICYYLFYRKRKHALLSTALIHSVHNLFVITVILWFQ; encoded by the coding sequence ATGAAACCAAAACGAAAATTAGTCCTTTTGCGAAATAGAATAGAACAGATTACATATAAAAAAACTGTTCTACTTTCTGTGGTATTAGCGGTAATAATAAGTCTTATTTTTATTGGTTTTATTTTATTGGTCAACGTATTTGTTGACATACAATTAGAAAATCTCGTAAAAGAGTTAGATTTTTCCACAAAACGTAAAATTCTTTTTGTTCTAAGTGCCTTGGTTTTGGCTCCAATGGTTGAAACTTTCATATTTCAGCACTTAATATTTCATTTTTTCAAAGAAATTAGAAGAAAAGGCATTCCGATAAGATTTATTGTTATAAGTTCCTTGTTGTTTGGTTTGGCACATCAAGTAACTTGGACATCAGGAGTGTTTTTGGGAATAACTTTCTTTATTCAAAAATTAGCAGTTGGCGTAATATTAGCTATTTGCTATTATTTATTTTATCGCAAAAGAAAACATGCCTTGCTCTCCACTGCCTTAATTCATAGTGTCCATAATTTATTCGTTATTACTGTGATTCTGTGGTTCCAATGA
- a CDS encoding endonuclease/exonuclease/phosphatase family protein encodes MIYTSIKRVRNKEERKRIVERLLVLRKQLDEEIPEKTAASSLILATWNIREFGSDKRTLEDYFYIAEIISRFDLIALQEVLGNKKALEKLMPILGRNWSYIATDATEGTAGGSECMAFLYDTNKVTFKNVAGEIVLPKDKLLNGLQFARTPFSVMFQVGWFKFYLTTVHIIFGKSTKVNLERLAEIKCIAEFLTKRQKKEKTNYVLLGDFNVPKVDDDYMKALEKGGFYIPNAIKKHPTDLGGTKHYDQIAFNLKLTKTMTLFKEKIQKAGAFNFTKSVHKPDDWRIYMSDFDKKYVEGKSDKEIKKYYLKYRTFRMSDHLPLWVELNVDFSEQYLKELKESCEDN; translated from the coding sequence ATGATTTACACATCCATTAAAAGAGTAAGAAACAAAGAGGAAAGAAAGAGAATAGTAGAACGATTGTTGGTTTTGCGTAAGCAGCTTGATGAAGAGATTCCTGAAAAAACAGCTGCTTCATCTTTAATTTTAGCAACGTGGAATATCAGAGAATTTGGTAGCGATAAACGCACGCTCGAAGACTATTTCTACATTGCAGAAATTATTAGCCGTTTCGATCTGATTGCGCTTCAGGAAGTGCTGGGGAATAAAAAAGCACTTGAAAAATTGATGCCTATTTTGGGCAGGAATTGGAGTTACATTGCCACCGATGCTACCGAAGGAACGGCAGGAGGTTCGGAATGTATGGCTTTTTTGTACGATACCAATAAAGTTACTTTTAAAAATGTGGCAGGTGAAATCGTCTTGCCTAAGGATAAACTTTTAAATGGGTTGCAATTTGCTAGAACCCCATTTTCTGTGATGTTTCAGGTGGGTTGGTTTAAGTTTTATTTAACCACTGTGCACATAATTTTTGGAAAATCTACCAAAGTAAACCTCGAACGTCTGGCAGAAATAAAATGTATAGCCGAGTTTTTGACAAAACGTCAAAAGAAAGAAAAAACAAACTATGTTTTATTAGGCGATTTTAATGTTCCAAAAGTTGATGACGATTACATGAAAGCATTGGAAAAAGGGGGATTTTACATACCGAATGCTATTAAAAAACACCCGACAGATTTAGGTGGTACAAAGCACTACGATCAAATAGCTTTTAACCTGAAATTGACTAAAACAATGACTCTTTTCAAAGAAAAGATACAAAAGGCAGGTGCTTTTAATTTTACGAAATCAGTTCACAAACCCGACGACTGGCGTATTTATATGTCAGATTTTGACAAGAAATATGTAGAAGGTAAATCTGATAAAGAAATTAAAAAATACTATCTAAAATATCGTACTTTCAGAATGTCCGACCATTTGCCTTTGTGGGTAGAGTTGAATGTTGATTTTAGCGAGCAGTACTTAAAGGAACTAAAAGAAAGCTGCGAGGATAATTAA
- a CDS encoding MATE family efflux transporter, which produces MTLNRQILRLAVPNIVTNITIPILASVDIGLMGHTGFVKFIGAISLGNMIFSLLFWIFSFLRMGTSGFVAQSYGKRDLSESVHILLRSVIMGFSAGILLIALQFPIEALSFKLLKASEGVEELAKQYFRIRIYAAPATLLIYVATGWFIGMQNAKFPMILAISVNSLNVVLSIVFIRVLNLGSNGVAYANLISQWFGFLLILVLLRPYLFKLKKHINTRQLFDKRKFIAFINVNRDIFIRTLCLISVLTFYTAESARMGDELLAVNTILFQFFYFFSYFIDGFGYAAEALVGKHYGAKNKLMLKITIKRLFVWGVGIALVFTLAYFIFYDNILHLLTDQEEIVQLAHKYIFWIWLVPAVSFSAFLWDGIYVGATASAPMRNSMIIASIVLFFPIYFIFKGSLNNHALWLAMTIFLLARGVLLGLVSRKYIIV; this is translated from the coding sequence TTGACGTTAAACAGGCAAATACTAAGGTTAGCAGTCCCAAACATTGTTACCAACATAACCATTCCCATATTGGCAAGTGTTGATATAGGATTAATGGGTCATACCGGTTTCGTAAAATTTATCGGTGCTATTTCCTTAGGTAACATGATATTCAGCTTGTTGTTTTGGATATTTAGCTTTTTGCGTATGGGTACAAGCGGATTTGTTGCTCAATCTTATGGCAAACGCGACTTATCCGAAAGTGTACACATATTGTTGCGCTCGGTAATAATGGGTTTTTCTGCAGGAATTTTACTTATTGCCTTGCAATTTCCTATAGAAGCCTTGTCTTTCAAATTATTAAAAGCATCAGAAGGAGTCGAAGAATTAGCAAAACAATATTTTAGAATTAGAATTTACGCAGCACCAGCCACACTGCTTATTTACGTAGCAACAGGTTGGTTTATTGGTATGCAAAACGCCAAGTTTCCAATGATATTGGCTATAAGCGTAAATAGCTTAAATGTAGTTTTGAGCATAGTTTTTATACGTGTTTTAAACTTAGGTAGCAATGGAGTTGCTTACGCCAATTTGATAAGTCAGTGGTTCGGCTTTCTGTTGATTTTGGTTTTACTGAGACCTTATTTATTTAAACTCAAAAAACACATAAATACTCGTCAGCTGTTTGATAAAAGGAAGTTTATCGCTTTTATTAATGTAAATAGAGATATTTTCATTCGCACTTTGTGCTTAATATCTGTGCTGACCTTTTACACAGCCGAATCAGCACGCATGGGTGATGAACTGCTTGCCGTAAACACGATATTGTTTCAGTTCTTTTACTTCTTCTCATACTTCATCGACGGTTTTGGATATGCAGCCGAAGCATTAGTAGGCAAGCATTACGGAGCAAAAAATAAACTCATGTTAAAAATTACAATAAAACGACTTTTTGTTTGGGGTGTAGGAATAGCTTTAGTCTTTACGCTTGCATATTTTATTTTTTACGACAATATTTTGCATTTGCTCACCGACCAAGAAGAAATTGTACAATTAGCACATAAATACATATTTTGGATATGGTTAGTACCTGCCGTTTCGTTTTCTGCCTTTTTGTGGGACGGCATTTATGTAGGAGCAACCGCATCGGCTCCAATGCGAAACAGCATGATAATCGCTTCCATAGTACTGTTTTTCCCTATTTATTTCATATTTAAAGGCAGTTTAAACAACCATGCACTTTGGTTAGCAATGACTATTTTCTTATTAGCCAGAGGAGTTTTGTTGGGATTGGTTTCGAGGAAATATATTATTGTGTAG
- a CDS encoding 4Fe-4S binding protein, which produces MAKIRGEIVVDKERCKGCQVCVVNCPEGVITMSVEVNSKGYHYAQPSTDGCIGCANCAVVCPDGAITVYRKKFTE; this is translated from the coding sequence ATGGCAAAAATTAGAGGAGAAATAGTAGTTGATAAAGAACGCTGTAAAGGCTGTCAGGTATGCGTAGTAAACTGTCCCGAAGGTGTAATAACCATGTCAGTTGAAGTAAACTCAAAAGGATATCATTATGCACAACCATCAACCGATGGGTGCATAGGATGTGCAAATTGTGCAGTTGTATGTCCTGATGGTGCAATTACAGTTTATAGAAAAAAATTTACCGAATAA
- a CDS encoding 3-methyl-2-oxobutanoate dehydrogenase subunit VorB, with the protein MRELHLMKGNEAFAEALIRAGADGYFGYPITPQSEVMEYLMAEKPYERTGMVVLQAESEIAAINMVYGGAACGKRVVTSSSSPGISLKQEGITYMCGAELPCVIMNAVRGGPGLGTIQPAQSDYFQSTKGGGHGDYKLLVLAPASVQEMADFAKLGFELAFKYRNPVLILSDGAIGQMMEKVELDPQVPRWTNEEIIKMHPWATTGKPPTRERNIITSLDLQSATNEIHNHHLQAKYRKMEEEEVRYELVNCDDAEYIIVAYGTSARISLKAVQLAREEGIKVGLLRPITLFPFPKKIVRELRERVKGFLSVEMSAGQMVEDIRLEVEGKVKVEHFGRYGGIVHTPTEIVEQLKSKLIGG; encoded by the coding sequence ATGAGAGAATTACATTTAATGAAAGGAAACGAAGCCTTTGCAGAGGCTTTAATCAGAGCTGGCGCAGACGGTTATTTTGGCTATCCCATTACTCCACAATCGGAAGTTATGGAGTACTTGATGGCAGAAAAGCCATACGAACGTACAGGTATGGTTGTGTTACAAGCCGAAAGTGAAATTGCGGCAATTAACATGGTGTACGGCGGTGCTGCATGCGGCAAAAGAGTAGTTACATCATCTTCAAGTCCGGGAATCAGCTTAAAACAAGAAGGAATAACATATATGTGCGGGGCAGAATTGCCTTGTGTTATCATGAATGCCGTTCGTGGAGGTCCAGGTTTAGGAACCATTCAGCCGGCACAGTCCGATTATTTTCAAAGTACTAAAGGTGGTGGACACGGCGACTACAAGCTGTTGGTCTTAGCTCCTGCATCAGTACAAGAAATGGCAGATTTTGCAAAATTAGGTTTTGAATTAGCTTTTAAATACAGAAACCCTGTATTGATTCTATCAGACGGTGCTATAGGTCAGATGATGGAAAAAGTTGAACTTGACCCGCAAGTGCCACGTTGGACTAACGAAGAAATTATTAAAATGCATCCTTGGGCTACTACAGGTAAGCCTCCAACACGAGAAAGAAACATTATTACTTCACTCGATTTGCAATCGGCAACCAATGAAATCCACAACCATCATTTGCAAGCAAAATACCGCAAAATGGAAGAAGAGGAAGTACGTTACGAACTAGTTAACTGCGATGATGCTGAATATATTATCGTTGCTTACGGAACAAGTGCTCGTATTTCCCTTAAAGCTGTTCAGCTTGCCAGAGAAGAAGGAATTAAAGTGGGTTTATTACGTCCGATTACACTTTTCCCATTCCCTAAAAAAATTGTTAGAGAATTGAGAGAAAGAGTAAAAGGATTTTTGAGTGTTGAAATGAGTGCCGGTCAGATGGTCGAAGATATAAGACTTGAAGTTGAAGGTAAAGTTAAAGTTGAACACTTTGGCAGATACGGTGGTATTGTTCACACACCAACAGAGATAGTTGAACAATTAAAATCAAAATTAATAGGAGGTTAA
- a CDS encoding thiamine pyrophosphate-dependent enzyme: protein MAEFKHNPEITQEENLVYKRTDLLTPATLSYCPGCGHGTAHRIVMEVVEEMGIQQDTIGVAPVGCSVLAYEFMDIDMQQAAHGRAPALATAIKRLMPEKFVFTYQGDGDLAAIGTAETIHTVNRGENITIIFINNGIYGMTGGQMAPTTLAGMKSSTSPYGRDVEIMGNPIKITELVAQLDGALYVTRQSVHTANAVRRAKRAIRKAFENQKLNKGTSFVEIVSNCNSGWKMTPNDANQWMVDNMFPFYPIGDIKDNK from the coding sequence ATGGCAGAATTTAAACATAATCCAGAAATTACTCAAGAAGAGAATTTAGTATATAAGCGTACCGATTTATTAACACCTGCTACGTTGAGTTATTGTCCGGGCTGCGGTCACGGAACAGCACATAGAATAGTAATGGAGGTTGTTGAAGAAATGGGTATTCAACAAGATACAATAGGTGTTGCTCCTGTAGGCTGTTCGGTGTTGGCATACGAATTTATGGATATTGATATGCAGCAGGCAGCACACGGACGTGCTCCGGCATTGGCTACAGCTATAAAAAGACTTATGCCCGAAAAATTTGTTTTCACCTACCAAGGCGACGGCGACTTAGCAGCTATTGGTACTGCCGAAACAATACATACGGTTAATAGAGGCGAAAACATTACAATTATTTTTATAAATAATGGTATTTACGGAATGACAGGTGGTCAGATGGCTCCTACAACCCTTGCAGGCATGAAGTCTAGTACATCGCCATACGGAAGAGATGTTGAAATTATGGGTAATCCGATTAAAATTACCGAATTGGTTGCTCAATTAGACGGTGCCCTATATGTTACACGTCAATCGGTTCATACAGCAAACGCTGTTAGAAGAGCCAAAAGAGCTATCAGAAAAGCGTTTGAAAATCAAAAATTGAATAAAGGGACTTCTTTTGTCGAAATAGTTTCAAACTGTAACTCAGGTTGGAAAATGACGCCAAATGATGCTAATCAGTGGATGGTTGACAATATGTTTCCTTTTTATCCTATTGGCGATATTAAAGACAACAAGTAA
- a CDS encoding 2-oxoacid:acceptor oxidoreductase family protein has product MTEELIIAGFGGQGVLSMGKILAYSGVMQNKEVSWMPSYGPEMRGGTANVTVIISDERINSPILNQYDTVIALNQQSLDKFESTVKPGGVLLFDPNGITRMPTRKDINIYSIEAAETAGKLGISKVFNMVVLGGFLKLKPVVSKEFLEKGLEKSLPERHHKLIPENLKAVDVGAGLVKEFHVLK; this is encoded by the coding sequence ATGACAGAAGAGTTAATTATAGCAGGTTTTGGTGGTCAAGGCGTTTTATCTATGGGTAAAATCTTGGCTTACTCAGGAGTTATGCAAAATAAAGAGGTAAGTTGGATGCCATCCTACGGACCCGAAATGAGAGGTGGTACGGCTAATGTTACTGTTATTATTAGTGACGAAAGAATCAACTCTCCCATATTGAATCAATATGATACGGTTATTGCTCTGAATCAGCAGTCGTTAGATAAGTTCGAGAGTACAGTAAAACCAGGCGGCGTGCTTTTGTTCGACCCCAATGGTATTACACGTATGCCAACTCGCAAAGATATTAATATCTATTCTATAGAAGCTGCCGAAACAGCAGGCAAGTTAGGAATATCAAAGGTGTTTAACATGGTTGTTTTAGGAGGTTTCTTAAAATTGAAACCGGTTGTTAGTAAGGAGTTTCTCGAAAAAGGTTTGGAAAAATCTTTACCCGAAAGACACCATAAGCTAATACCCGAAAACCTTAAAGCCGTTGATGTTGGTGCCGGCTTAGTTAAAGAATTTCATGTTTTGAAATAA